A single region of the Bacteroidota bacterium genome encodes:
- a CDS encoding YfhO family protein codes for MNIKNLKQYLPHIFVVGLFVLISIIYFNPILSGKKLYQGDISNFKGMSKEIQDFREQYGEEPYWTNSMFGGMPAYQISVLYNYDIVKKLDNAIRFLPHPAGYLFLYFISFYFMMVLLGNDWRISLLGALAFGLSTYFLIILEAGHNAKAHAIAYFPMITAGIILSLRGKWLLGGIITALFMALEINANHFQMTYYLGLLILILGAFYFYDAVKEKTLLDFSKNIAVLIVAVVLAFGSNATKLLTTYEYTKYSTRGPSELTLDNDKLEKTDGLDKEYVTQWSYGILESVNLMIPNFMGGASGEALPEDSNLANALRGKVPDGQIRQIVKQAPTYWGDQPFVSGPAYIGAIVVFLFVLGLFIVEGKMKWWLLSGTIMSLALSWGKNFMPLTDLMLDYFPMYDKFRAVASIQVIAEFTMPFLAVLALKEWFFGENDIQKNQKALLYSFAATGGLALLFILFGSAMFDFTGAADGQYAQMGLLDALIDDRASMMQSDSLRSLAFMAVSALLLYLSMNKKLSVNIALGLLGFFIVMDLGGVDKRYLNNESFVSKRKVDNPFPMTSADKEILKDKSIYRVYNASVNAMSNSSTSFYHQSVGGYHGAKLKRYQELWENQVVNNNEQVLNMLNTKYIIFNSQNGLQVSQNPGANGNAWFVDSYKLVENADEEMQALTSLNTRSEAVIDKKFEANLSTAEIVLDNSASIELVTYKANELKYVSNNNNDGLAVFSEIYYPKGWKATIDGEDVEISRSNYVLRSLWIPKGKHEIAFRFEPEVIATGDKIMLGSNILLFGLVLLGLFLGIKNKK; via the coding sequence ATGAATATAAAAAACTTAAAACAATACTTGCCTCACATTTTTGTAGTGGGGCTTTTTGTGTTAATATCGATAATTTATTTCAACCCAATATTAAGTGGGAAAAAATTGTATCAGGGAGATATTTCTAATTTTAAGGGAATGTCGAAAGAAATACAGGATTTTAGAGAACAGTATGGAGAGGAACCTTATTGGACAAACTCTATGTTCGGAGGTATGCCTGCCTATCAAATTTCGGTACTTTATAACTACGACATAGTAAAGAAACTTGATAATGCAATTCGTTTTCTTCCTCATCCTGCAGGTTATCTCTTTCTTTATTTTATAAGTTTTTATTTCATGATGGTGTTGCTGGGGAACGATTGGCGTATATCCTTGCTCGGGGCATTAGCATTCGGACTATCGACCTATTTTCTGATAATACTCGAAGCCGGGCATAATGCAAAGGCGCATGCAATTGCATATTTTCCGATGATAACAGCAGGAATTATATTGTCCTTAAGGGGAAAATGGTTGTTGGGGGGAATAATCACAGCATTATTTATGGCATTGGAAATTAATGCTAATCATTTCCAGATGACTTATTATCTAGGTTTACTAATACTGATATTGGGAGCTTTCTATTTTTACGATGCTGTAAAGGAAAAAACATTATTGGATTTCTCTAAAAATATAGCAGTATTAATAGTTGCTGTTGTTTTGGCTTTTGGATCAAATGCAACAAAACTTCTTACGACTTATGAATACACAAAATATTCAACCCGTGGTCCTTCAGAATTAACCCTGGATAATGATAAGTTAGAAAAAACAGACGGGCTGGATAAAGAATATGTTACCCAGTGGAGTTACGGTATATTGGAATCAGTGAATTTGATGATTCCGAATTTTATGGGTGGTGCATCGGGCGAAGCTTTGCCCGAAGATTCAAACCTGGCAAATGCCCTTAGAGGAAAAGTTCCTGATGGTCAGATAAGGCAAATAGTGAAACAGGCACCTACCTATTGGGGAGATCAGCCTTTTGTATCGGGGCCTGCGTATATTGGTGCAATTGTGGTTTTCCTGTTTGTACTTGGGTTGTTTATTGTAGAGGGTAAAATGAAATGGTGGTTATTGTCGGGAACAATCATGAGTTTGGCATTATCGTGGGGTAAAAATTTTATGCCGCTTACTGATTTGATGCTGGATTATTTTCCGATGTACGATAAGTTTAGAGCAGTTGCCTCAATTCAGGTAATAGCAGAGTTTACAATGCCGTTTTTAGCTGTTTTGGCTTTAAAAGAATGGTTCTTTGGAGAGAATGATATACAGAAAAATCAAAAAGCATTACTGTATAGTTTTGCTGCAACAGGAGGTTTAGCATTGTTGTTCATCCTGTTTGGTTCGGCGATGTTTGATTTTACCGGAGCAGCAGACGGGCAATATGCCCAAATGGGATTACTGGATGCCCTTATTGATGACAGAGCTTCGATGATGCAAAGCGATAGCTTACGAAGTCTTGCTTTTATGGCGGTTTCGGCATTATTGCTTTATTTATCAATGAATAAGAAATTGTCGGTGAATATAGCTCTTGGTCTGTTAGGATTCTTTATTGTTATGGATTTAGGAGGTGTAGATAAGCGCTACCTTAATAATGAAAGCTTTGTAAGTAAACGCAAAGTTGATAATCCATTTCCGATGACAAGTGCTGATAAGGAAATATTGAAGGATAAGTCGATTTACAGAGTTTATAATGCTTCTGTAAATGCAATGAGTAATTCTTCCACATCTTTTTATCATCAGTCTGTTGGAGGGTATCACGGAGCAAAGCTGAAGAGATATCAGGAACTTTGGGAAAATCAGGTGGTAAATAACAATGAGCAGGTATTGAATATGCTGAATACAAAATACATTATATTCAATAGCCAAAACGGATTGCAGGTTTCGCAAAACCCGGGAGCCAATGGCAATGCCTGGTTTGTTGACAGCTATAAACTGGTAGAAAATGCAGATGAAGAAATGCAGGCTTTAACAAGTTTGAATACAAGGTCTGAAGCCGTAATAGATAAGAAGTTTGAGGCTAATTTATCAACTGCAGAAATTGTTTTGGATAATTCGGCATCCATAGAATTAGTTACATACAAAGCCAATGAACTAAAGTATGTTTCGAACAATAACAATGATGGTTTGGCTGTTTTTTCCGAAATTTACTATCCAAAAGGATGGAAAGCTACAATTGATGGCGAAGATGTAGAGATATCAAGATCAAACTATGTTTTACGTTCGTTGTGGATTCCAAAAGGAAAACACGAGATAGCATTCAGGTTTGAACCGGAAGTTATAGCAACAGGAGATAAAATTATGCTGGGAAGTAATATTTTACTTTTTGGTTTGGTATTGCTTGGATTGTTTTTAGGTATTAAGAATAAGAAATAA